Proteins co-encoded in one Cytophaga hutchinsonii ATCC 33406 genomic window:
- a CDS encoding DUF2306 domain-containing protein, with amino-acid sequence MHKPIWRLAFYTHISSSLLVLFLGIFQFIPIFLKKFPQLHRTMGKAYVLLILCVSAPSGFVMSLYANGGLWTKISFSLISVLWFMFTLQAYRKIKNRNIQAHTDFMIRSYALTLSAITLRTYVVILPHFFILHSREMYTLISWLSWVPNLLLAELLIRKRIFHPY; translated from the coding sequence TTGCATAAGCCAATCTGGCGGTTAGCTTTTTACACGCACATCAGTTCCAGCCTGCTTGTTTTGTTTCTGGGAATTTTTCAATTCATTCCTATCTTTTTAAAAAAATTTCCGCAACTGCACCGGACAATGGGAAAAGCCTATGTATTACTGATCCTGTGTGTGAGCGCTCCCAGCGGGTTTGTTATGTCCCTGTACGCCAATGGTGGTTTATGGACAAAAATTTCCTTCAGTTTGATTTCTGTGCTGTGGTTTATGTTTACTTTACAGGCCTACCGTAAAATAAAAAACAGAAATATTCAGGCACATACTGATTTTATGATCCGGAGCTATGCATTAACCCTATCTGCGATAACCCTGCGTACCTACGTAGTAATTCTTCCTCATTTCTTTATTCTGCATTCAAGAGAAATGTATACGCTGATTTCCTGGTTAAGCTGGGTACCTAATCTATTGCTTGCCGAACTATTGATCCGAAAAAGAATCTTTCATCCGTATTGA